The Macaca mulatta isolate MMU2019108-1 chromosome 19, T2T-MMU8v2.0, whole genome shotgun sequence sequence GATAAGAAGGCGGGGtggaggggatggggtgggaggggacgGTGGCCCCCGGGGTCCTGGGACCCGCTGAgattcctctccctcctcctccgctCAGCATTGGCATTGGCATCGGTTTCTATGGCAACAGTGAGACCAGTGATGGGGTGTCCCAGCTCAGCTCTGCGCTGCTGCACGCCAACCACACACTCAGCGCCATTGACCACCTGGTGAGGGGCCAGCGACCAGTGGGACCCCAGACCCACACCCGGATGGGCTCCCCACACCCAAGGACAAAGGGATCCAAACTCAGAGCTAAGACCCCAGGCTTGAAGCTTAGGACCCCAGATTCGGAACTTCATCCTGAGACCCACAGACCTCAGACTGTCCACCCAACCCCCTACCCTGGCTGCAAATTGAGGACCTCACACCCGGGCCCAGCCCTGGACCTTACCTGAAACCCCCAAACCACACAGAAACCAACTACCGGGGACGCCAGCCCCTGTCCTCGGGCCAGATCCAGGGCCCCAGATCTGATTGTTGGCCCATAAGCAAGCTCAGGGACCCCCGCCCTGAGGCCCAGGTCCCCGACTTGAGGCTTCAGCTCTGACCTCAGCTCCAGGATTCTGGGCCCTGGGGCTGAGGCCTGGCCCCACCTCCGGCCTTAGATTCCATGTCCAGCTGCAGACCCCAGACCATGGGACCCAGACTTGAGACCCCAGATTCTGGAAGGCAGATGAAAACTTCAGACCTAAAGCTCCAGACTTAATCTCAGTCCTGGGGCTGGACTCACtaccctgggctcaagctaccAACCGCCCAGAGCTCTGGATAGAGGCCACAGAACTCCATGAACTTGATGTTGGagcccctccccaaccccttcccttcctcaaTCCTCAGATGTCCCAGACTCCAGATCTCAGACACCCGCTACTGTGCACCCCTCCTTCACCTCTAAAACCCCGGGCCTTGACCACGGGCTCCCCCAAGGATGTCCTTCCCAGACCTCAGCCCCTGTCCTGTCCCCAGGTGTTGGAGACGGTGGAGAGGCTGGGTGAGGCAGTGAGGACAGAGCTGACCACCCTGGAGGAGGTGCTCGAGCCTCGCACAGAGCTGGTGGCTGCTGCCCGAGGGGCTCGGCGGCAGGCAGAGGCGGTGGCCCAGCAGCTACAGGGGCTGGCCTTCTGGCAGGGAGTGCCCCTGAGCCCCCTGCAGGTGGCTGAAGATGTGTCCTTCGTGGAGGAATACAGGTgagaggctgctgctgctgctcttgctCTCAGTGCCAGCAGCTCTCAGACAGAGTCCCCGGGGGCACAGTTGGCCATGTCTGGAGACAGTTTTGGTTGTGACAGccggtgggggggggggtgtgcACCTTCTGGCATCCAGTGGGTAGGGCCCAGGGACTGTTCAACACCCTGCAAGGCACAGgacccccctccccacccatcgGCAGGGAATGATCCAGCCACCATGTCAATTATGATGAGGCTGGCAaggctcagtggctcaggcctgcaatcccagcactgtgggaggctgaggtgggtgaatcacctgaggtcaggagtttgagaccagcccggccaacagggtgaaaccccgactctactaaaaatacaaaaatttgccaggtgtggtagcagacgtctgtaatcccagctactcaagaggctgaggcaggagaatcccttgaacccgggaggtggaggttgtggtgagccgagattttgccattgcactctaggctgggcaatagagtgagactccacctcaaaaaaataaaaatatgatgagGTCGATAAACCCTGCTGTGGAGGGACAGATCATAGGACCCCATGGCCATCCTGACACCCATGTCCTCGCCCATTTACTCACCCACCCCCTCCATCATCACCCCACTCACTTATTCACACATGCATTCATTCCTTGACTCACTCATTCAGCAAGTCACTCTTGGACTCAGTCACTCCTGAACTAACCCAGCAGGTCACTCACTCACCCGTTCATCCGTGTGACACGTGCATTTTTtcagcactatttttttttttttgagatggagtctcgctctgttgcccaggctggagtgcaacggcacgatctcagctcactgcaacctccgcctcccggattcaagcgattctcctgcctcagcctcgggagtagctggcattacaggcatgcgccaccacgcccggctaatttttgtattcttagtagagatggggtttcaccatgttggccaggctggtctcgaactcctgaccttgtgatctgccctcctaggcctcccaaagtgttgttcCGCACCATTTATTTAGCACCCTCTGGCGAAACAGGCAGCGGACCTACAGGTTAGGAACCTGCACTTGAAAGCCAGCCAGCCCCTCCCTAACCACGCGGCTGCAATCAAGTTACTTTGCAggccccatctgtgaaatgggaatcgGGGCAGCGTCCCccttgttaaattgttgtgaaCTGTTGAGTTGGCATCTGAGTGCTGAGAAGGGCGATTGGCACAGGGAGAGCACCGCAGAGGTGCACGGGAAGTGCAGCCGCCCAGGTAGTGGGGCAGGGCAGTGAGCAAGTGGCAGAAATCCCTGCCACGTGGCTGCGTCCTCTAGGGGGCGCCAGCAAGGGACAAATGCAGAGCAAAACCGTCTGTAAGGTGTTGGGCCATGAGAACTTTGGAGAAAATTAcagagggggccgggcgcggtggctcacgcctgtaatcccagcactttgggaggccgaggtgggaggatcacgaggtcaagagatggagaccatcctggctaacacggtgaaactccgtctctactaaaaatacaaaaattagccaagcgtggtggcgggcacctgtagtcccagctactcaggaggctgaggcaggagaatggcgtgaacctgggaggcggagcttgcagtgagcggagattgtgccactgccctccagcctgagtagtggagtgagactctgtctcaaaaaaaaaaaaaaaaagaggccgggcgcggtggctcacgcctgtaatcccagcactttgggaggccgaggcgggcggatcacaaggtcaggagatcgagaccacggtgaaaccccgtctctactaaaaatacaaaaaattagccgggcgcggtggcgggcgcctgtagtcccagctactcaggaggctgaggcaggagaatggcgtaaacccaggaggcggagcttgcagtgagccgagatcgcgccactgcactccagcctgggcgacagagcgagactccgtctcaaaaaaaaacaaaaacaaaaacaaaaacaaaaaaaaaaaaaaaagagagaaagaaaaaaagaaaattatagaggGAGATGAGGTGGAACAGAGTCTGGCAGTTCATCAGGGGGACTGAGAAGGTGGCATTTGGAGAAGAGGAGGCAGGGGGCTGTGCAGCGTCCAGGCAGCCACCCTTCCCAACGGCCACCATGATGGCATCCTCATCGCTTTGACCATTagtaatcattcattcattcattcattcattcattcattcattcatgcgaCGTCAGCTGGGGGCCCTGCCTGCGGGGCATGGGCTGAGATTCGGAAGACCTTCCGGGAGTGGGGAAGGCAGACTGGGGCTGAAAAAGCTGGAGGTCAAGACACACCTGCAGGGCAGCAGATGCAACAGACAGACAGGCCTAAGTTTGCGGAAATCCAGGTCCTGCACTGTGGTCAGGCCCAGGGGCCACACAAGCCGGGcctcagctcctcctcctgggggagggcagggaagtGGGGGTAGCCATGAGGGTGACGCCAGGGTATATTCCGGGTGCACCACTGCGAAAGCACCCCACACTTGGGAGTCCCTCGAGAGACAAATCAGGGGCCCTCAAGGGAGTCTTGCAGCAGGCGGCACTTGTGAGGCTGGGGGGGAAGCAGCCAGAGATGAGGGTAAGGAGTGAAGCCCAAGCTTGTGGGGCCTGCAGAGAATGGCAGGATTAACtgggcacttactatgtgccGGGCACTGCACTGTTGTTCCCGGGGGGGGTCCTTCCTCCCAGAACTCCATAGATGGTGGTGGGCTCCTTCCAAGGTAGCCGCAAGCCTCTTGTTCTCTGACCTGtggttcttggcctcacggattccaaggaatgggatcttgggccatgcggtgagtgttatagctctattagaagccatgggtcatggaagagaaccgtggaacccagcgACTAgcgttcagctcgattaggacgaACCCAGGCACTGAGCAGTGCAGGAACAAAGGCAAGCCTTTAGCCCGATTGGGGGTAGCAATGGGCACCtggctggatcaggagcacagcagacaccctgctggatccggaggggtggaagtcagtgGCGGGTCTGCGACTGCGGCAAATAGCAGTGGTGGACGGCGAGTAAAACTCAGCTCGAGCCATAACAGAcatggaccagaagagtgtgcagttgcaagatttaatagagtgaaaataGCCCCCATACAAATGGAGGGGATCCAAAGCAGGTAGCCGTTGCAGGCTGGAATGCCGGGGTTTATATCCCGATCACTGTCCCTCCCCCTGTGCCCTCAGGCAAtggatgattggctatttctttacttcccgtttttgcctaattagcattttagtgagctctctttgctacctgattggtcaggtgtgaACTAACTTGCAGgccccatgtttaaaggtggaggcggtcaccttcccagctaggcttaggggtTCTTGATGGGCCTACGAAATCCAGCTGGTCCTGTCTCTCACTGTGGCTTGGGTGCTTGCACCTCCTGAATCGTGGTGGGCGCTTTGCAGATATTTaagtattaactttttttttttcgtttttgaggctgagtctcactcttgttgcccaggctggagtgcaatggcgctatcttggctcactgcaacctccaactcctggattcaaatgattctcctgcctcagcctcccaagtagctgggattacaggcatgcaccactacaccccgctaattgtatttttagtagacggggtttcaccatgttggccaggctggtctcaaactcctgacctcaagtgatccacccgcctcagcctcccaaagtgcagggattacactgcgcccggccaagtattAACTATTAAATAACATCTCAGTTCCCTCTTTCCTGCTCAGGCTAACCTCTAAGTGTGTCCACGTGCCTGGCACTCTCTTAAGCACTTCTAGTCACGCATCCCACTTGAGGCAACATTCTCAAGCCAGTGGTGCTGTGCTCCCCACGttgcaggtggggaaactgaggaacgAGAGGCTAAGGTTACCCAGACAGAGTTACCCGGCCGGTTAAGCGGAGGGGCTGGGATTGAGAccaggcagcctctgcctccagatgTCATGCCCTCAGGGGATGCGATGGGATCCTTGGTGCAGTCTGAGAAGGAATATCTCCACTCTGCAGGGCGTGGTCGGGGATGGGGAGCTCGGAGAGGACACATCACATGTCCCTGGTCCAGGGCATGTGTGTGCGGCCCAGCCAGGGGATAGTCCCAGGTGCTCAGGACCTGTATTCTAAACCTCTCCAGTGACCCATCTCCTGatgagcccatttcacagatgagctGGGCTGTGGCCCAGACACAGTAAATagcaggaggctgagcttggagGGTAGTGAATGTGAGGCTGAGCTGGGGGTGCGGAATGAACGTTGGTGGCGGGGTTGCTGTTCCGCCAGGGTGCCTGGAGGCAGGTTTGTGGTTTCAGCCCTACCATCTCGGTGAACGTTGGTGGCGGGGTTGCTGTTCTGCCGGGGTGCCTGGAGGCAGGTTTGTGGTTTCAGCCCTACCATCTCCCCTCCCAGGTGGCTGGCCTATGTCCTCTTGCTGCTCCTGGAGCTGCTGGTCTGCCTCTTCACCCTCCTGGGCCTGGCGAAGCAGAGCAAGTGGCTGGTGATCGTGTAAGTGTAGGCAGTAGGGGTTCCCCAGTGCGTGCCTGGCACTCTCCTGGCAGGCAGGACCTCAGTCTTACAACTGTCCTACACGGAGGACGGTGGTCCTTCAGGGCTGGGTACACACGAAGAAAAGAGAGTCAGAGTAgcccaggagggaggcagagacagaccTGAAAACAGGCAGCCCTCACAGTATGAAGTATGCTGGAATCATGGCAGAAATAATCATTGTGTTTGCAATAAACATGAGGATGAGACCAGGCGctgtggcccacgcctgtagtcccagcactttgggaggccgagctgggtggatcatgaggtcaggagttcgagaccagcctgaccaacatggagaaaccccgtctctactaaaaatacaaaaattagccgggtttggtggtatgtgcgcctgcagtcccagatattcaggaggctgaggcaggagaattgcttgaacccggcgggtggaggttgcggtgagccgagatcacaccattgcactccagcctgggcgacagagtgcaaaaaaaaaaaaaaaaaaaaaaaaaaagatgaggatgATGATCTATTGAGGGTCATGCATGCTGATTCCTTCAGATAAAGGAGTTACCATAAGACTCCATGTGGCCGGTCAGGGACCTGAGGCAGAGGGTGGTGGCCAAGTCCGAGGCTGAGTGGCCCTTAAGTGTCGTGGCAGAGCCGCAGGACCACGCTTATTTCACAGATCGCTCTACGCGCCCGACACTCTTTTCTGTACTCCCTGGAGTGCCTCATGCCCACCCTGTGAGGAAGGTGCTTCCTCCtccctgttttttatttttgttttttgttttttttttgttttttttgagacggagtctcgctctgtcgcccgggctggagtgcagtggccggatctcagctcactgcaagcttcgcctcccgggttcacgccattctcctgcctcagcctcctgagtagctgggactacaggcgcccgccacctcgtctggctagttttttgtgttttttagtagaggcgaggtttcaccgtgttagccaggatggtctcgatctcctgacctcgtgatccgcccacctcagcctcccaaagtgctgggattacaggcttgagctaccgcgcccggcctatttttgttttttattttgagaaggtcttgctttgttgcccaggctggagtgcagtggcacgatctcggctcactgcgccTCTGTCccctgaggctcaagtgatccccccacctcagcctccagagtagctgggaccataggctcatgccaccactcccggctaagttcttttttgagatggagtttagctcttactgcccaggctggagtgcagtggtgcgatctcggctcactgcaacctctgcctcctgggttcaggcgagtctcctgcctctgcctcccaagtagctgggatcacaggcatgtgccaccatatctggctaagtttgtatttttagtagagacggggtttctccatgttggtcaggatggtctcgaacgcctgacctaaggtgatccgcccgcctctgcctaccaaagtgttgggattacaggcatgagccaccgcgcctggcctaagttttgcatatttttgtagagatggagtctcgctatgttgcccaggctggtctcgatctcctggcctcaagtgatctgcctgcctcagccttccaaagtgctgggtttacaggcacaagctaccaTACCCGGCCCTTCTCCCTGTTTAACAGAGGGAGAGACTGAAGATCAGAGAGGCTGGGCCACTTGCTCAGGGCCACACAGCTAGAAGtgccagagctgggatttgaaccaggcAGGCCATTCCCATTGGAGGAGTCCCTGCATCCTCTCTGGCCCTGGTGGGGTGGGGCGGAGTTGAACTCGTGCCTCCATTGTCCCTGAGAGAGTGGGAGAGACCCTGCGAAGGTTTGCAGACAGGTAAACCTAGCCAACACGGGGCAAGTCTGGGACTGGAGGCCAGGCCTTCAGTTTGGGGACCCCTGGGTGCCCTTCCTGCTTGTTGGTCACCCTACCAGTGCTGACACGCCCCCTGCACCCCTCCCCACCTGGAAAGTCCAGAGACTTTCAGATTTCAGCCCTGGAACTGTCTCCCATTCTCAGAGGAGACAGGGCAGAGCCAGAGGCTGACCAGGCTGTGGGTGGACTTGGGAACCTTCAGGGGAAGTGAGCCCAGAGGTGAGCAGTCACCGTCTCAGGGTCCTGGAGCTGGGATCCAAGCCATGACCCCCTAGCCCAGGGCCCTGCTCATACCCCACACCCTGCTCATCTGGGCAGGAGCCAGATGTCCAGCTGGACGTCAGCAGCCACCGGCCCACCCCCCACCACCGAACTTCTGTGTCCCTAATTCTGATCCTCCAGGCTCCAGAGGTGGGTGTGGGTAGGGGGGGCGGCTGTGATGGGATTTGGGGTGTGGAAAGAGGCTAGGCTAGGAGATTAAGAACCCCAGGCTgatcctccctcccccactctaGGATGACGGTCATGAGTCTCCTGGTTCTTGTCCTGAGCTGGGGCTCCATGGGCCTGGAGGCAGCCACGGCTGTGGTGAGCGCCGGGGCTGGGCCATTGGGGGCCTGGAGATTTCAACTTCTGGATCCTGGGATGGCATGGCTTAGCAGAGAAAGGAATTGGGGGGCACGATCACAGCTCTGAGGTTTAGGGCTGGTTTTCTGGGTCCTGAGTGGGTACAGGTTGGTGTCCTGGACGCTTAGGCTGTAATGGAGGAGGGGCTGGAAGCCTGGATTCCTAGGAACGagtgaggaggggctgggggtctggactcctgggtgcgagggaggagaggctgggggcctagactcctgggtctgagggagaaAGGGCTGGGGAGTCTGgacccctgggtctgagggaggaggggcctggggcctggactcctgagtctgagggaggaggggcctggggcctggactcctgagtctgagggaggaggggctgggaccTGGACTCCTGAGtctgagggaggaagggctgggaCCTGGACCCCTGGGTGTGGAGGGGAGCCGGGGAGCCAGGCACTGCGTGCTGTGGAAATGTGGAATTAGGGCAGTTTCAGGTTTGAGCCCCTTTTCTGCTGCCTCACACAGGGCCTCAGTGACTTCTGCTCCAATCCAGACCCTTATGTTCTGAACCTGACCCAGGAGGAGACAGGGCTCAGCTCAGGTGATTTCCAAGGGCCCGGTGGGTCCGCCGGTTTGGGCAGTGCAGGCCCtggcttcctgaggcctcctctgTGCCCGGTCCtgcccagggtggggtgggggtacaGCCCGCCAGGCGAGACCCAGCCCTCTGGAAGGGAAGCAGGGCTCCTGGCCACTCCCCAGCTCGGAGCCCTCCTGGAGCCCCGCCACCGCCCAGACCCTCATCCCTTCCGCTCCAGCTGGCAGCGCCTGTCCTGGTGCGCTGGAAAAGAGGGCGGGATTAATACGCTGGTgccaggaagagagaggagggtCAGGAAAGGGTGCTTCTGGGCGTCAGGAATGGGGGCTTTCGCCCCCTGGAGAAAACTGGGGAGCACCAGTAAGTCAGGGTTTCCCAGGGAGTACAGGGATGTGCACCAGCGCCTGCTCTGGCTGTGGCAGGAGCAGAAGGGACGCGGGGCTGGCGGGTCTCTGAAGGTAAGGCCATCTGGCTCCAGGAGGCCTCCAGAGCTGGGCTGAGGCCCCTAACCCTGCTAACCCCCCAGTCCCCGGCCTTCCCCCGGGAGGTCCCTGGGGGCCCAGGCTCAtggcctcctcccctctcctcccacttcAGACATCCTGAGCTATTATTTCCTCTGCAACCAGGCCGTCTCCAACCCCTTCCAACAGGTTAGGGCTGCGGGCAAGGGAAAGGGGTGTTGAGGGAACCAGAAATCTGGACTctgaagggagggggaggggctggggctggggcctggactcctgggttccGGGGAGGATGCAGGCCAGGGGCCCGAGTGCTGTGTccggaggagaggaaagagggccGGGGGCGTCGACTCCTGggtcctcctccctccctttctctttctgcaGAGGCTGACTCTGTCCCAGCGAGCTCTGGCCAACATCCACTCCCAGCTGCTGGGCCTGGAGAGAGAagctgtgcctcagttcccttcaGCGCAGGTCGGTGGGTGGGCGCTCCCCAGACACGTGGACCCCAAGGGGAAGGCGGGAGGGGCGCGGTGGAGCTGTGGGGCATAGGTAGAACCCAGAGAACCGGACCCCTTGGCCGTGTGTGGGCGGGGCTCTGGGTTGTGGGCGGGGCCGCAGAGCTGGGCGGGGCCCTATCTTGTGGGCGGGGCCAGGGCACTGGGCGAGCCTGACGAGTGGGTGGGAAAACGACCTGTCCTCGCCCTGCAGAAGCCTCTGCTGTCCTTGGAGGAGACTCTGAATGTGACAGAAGGAAACTTTCACCAGTTGGTGGCACTGCTGCACTGCCGTGGCCTGCACAAGGTGAACCCCCTTCCCCTTCCCGATTTCTTCTCCCACGGGGAgtcttgggagcctctgcctcgACCCACAGAACTAGCTCCTTCCTCTCCTTGGACCCCTGCCATTGCGCCTGAGGATATCTCTGTATCCTGTTTATATGATTTATCTGTCCTATA is a genomic window containing:
- the TTYH1 gene encoding protein tweety homolog 1 isoform X12; amino-acid sequence: MGAPPGYRPSAWVHLLHQLPRADFQLRPVPSGFAPQEQEYQQALLLVAALAGLGLGLSLIFIAVYLIRFCCCRPPEPPGSKTPSPGGGCVTWSCIVALLAGCIGIGIGFYGNSETSDGVSQLSSALLHANHTLSAIDHLVLETVERLGEAVRTELTTLEEVLEPRTELVAAARGARRQAEAVAQQLQGLAFWQGVPLSPLQVAEDVSFVEEYRWLAYVLLLLLELLVCLFTLLGLAKQSKWLVIVMTVMSLLVLVLSWGSMGLEAATAVGLSDFCSNPDPYVLNLTQEETGLSSDILSYYFLCNQAVSNPFQQRLTLSQRALANIHSQLLGLEREAVPQFPSAQKPLLSLEETLNVTEGNFHQLVALLHCRGLHKDYGAALRGLCEDALEGLLFLLLFSLLSAGALATALCSLPRAWALFPPSDDYDDTDDDDPFNPQQESKRFVQWQSSI
- the TTYH1 gene encoding protein tweety homolog 1 isoform X17 — its product is MTVMSLLVLVLSWGSMGLEAATAVGLSDFCSNPDPYVLNLTQEETGLSSDILSYYFLCNQAVSNPFQQRLTLSQRALANIHSQLLGLEREAVPQFPSAQKPLLSLEETLNVTEGNFHQLVALLHCRGLHKDYGAALRGLCEDALEGLLFLLLFSLLSAGALATALCSLPRAWALFPPSDDYDDTDDDDPFNPQQESKRFVQWQSSI